The Taeniopygia guttata chromosome 4A, bTaeGut7.mat, whole genome shotgun sequence genome has a segment encoding these proteins:
- the FUNDC2 gene encoding FUN14 domain-containing protein 2, whose amino-acid sequence MAVPGGGAKDDTFNVLDLAEYTKNRPWWRRMFAPSSGSSAEKYNVATQLVIGGVTGWCTGFIFQKVGKLAATAVGGGFFLLQIANHTGYIKVDWNLVQRDMNKAKQQLKFHTSGNQMPPEVKSRVDEVVIFLKKNVILTGGFAGGFLLGMAS is encoded by the exons ATGGCGGTGCCGGGCGGAg GTGCCAAGGACGACACATTCAACGTGCTGGACCTGGCGGAGTACACCAAGAACCGGCCCTGGTGGCGCAGGATGTTCGCCCCCAGCTCGGGGTCGAGCGCTGAGAAATACAATGTGGCCACGCAGCTGGTGATCGGAGGGGTCACGGGATG GTGTACTGGATTCATCTTCCAGAAAGTTGGAAAGCTGGCAGCAACAGCAGTGGGAGGAGGCTTTTTCCTACTTCAG ATTGCAAACCACACGGGATACATCAAGGTGGACTGGAACCTAGTACAACGGGACATGAACAAagccaagcagcagctgaaatttCACACCAGTGGTAATCAAATGCCTCCAGAAGTGAAAAGCAGAGTGGATGAG GTGGTCATATTTCTGAAGAAGAATGTTATCTTGACTGGAGGGTTTGCTGGAGGATTCCTGCTTGGAATGGCATCCTAG
- the CMC4 gene encoding cx9C motif-containing protein 4, whose amino-acid sequence MSRKDPCQKQACEIQKCLQANNYLESKCEAALQEMRKCCARYTKGRSVCCSGFEREEREREKAKLTSKGISPPPQ is encoded by the exons ATGTCCCGGAAGGATCCCTGCCAGAAACAAGCctgtgaaatacagaaatgcttGCAAG CGAACAACTACCTGGAGTCCAAGTGTGAAGCTGCGCTTCAGGAGATGCGGAAATGCTGCGCTCGGTACACCAAGGGCAGATCTGTCTGTTGTTCAGGGTTtgagagagaagaaagggagagagaaaaggctAAGTTGACTTCAAAAGGAATTTCCCCACCACCTCAGTAA